Proteins found in one Brachypodium distachyon strain Bd21 chromosome 5, Brachypodium_distachyon_v3.0, whole genome shotgun sequence genomic segment:
- the LOC100845260 gene encoding uncharacterized protein LOC100845260 isoform X1, which translates to MSRRHRSAPPLPAVFPPLDDDCIWEILLRLPPQPSFLLRASLVCKRWRCLVTNPKFLSRFSAHHRRPPLLGFFSAHKAIFFVPALDPPDWIPAPRFSLRPGHGDRFQFLDCRHGRALILSHTQPPQIVVWDPFTGEQIRVAAPPAFSASETLAIVNGAVLCAAGDHGHLHGDCRSRSFRVVLGAFDIDTTHAFACVYSSEGGVWGDVASLPILESDWIKMLHDMRNFHFQPEVTPMVLVGDSLYWLLWQHMPTWYSGVILKIDLQRQSIAVVKSPPDVNGPKECAFTIVPGEDGCLGLILMSYSCATLWNRRVYTDGDAIWVPGRTIQLDKLLSLGLVDKEETLLSVGFAEQNNVMLVRTCNHVFMVYLRSMKFKKLCHSGKRYFYHPFESFYSPDKSGGWRVAVLCFAAGY; encoded by the exons ATGAGCCGACGCCAccgctccgcgccgccgctgccggccgtGTTCCCTCCGCTGGACGACGACTGCATCTGGgagatcctcctccgcctccccccgCAGCCCTCCTTCCTTCTCCGCGCCTCCCTCGTCTGTAAGCGCTGGCGCTGCCTCGTCACCAATCCCAAATTCCTAAGCCGCTTCAGCGCCCACCACCGCAGGCCCCCTCTCCTCGGCTTCTTCTCCGCCCACAAagccatcttcttcgtccccGCGCTTGACCCGCCTGACTGGATCCCTGCGCCCCGCTTCTCCCTGCGGCCCGGCCATGGCGACCGCTTCCAGTTCCTCGACTGCCGACATGGCCGCGCCCTCATCCTCAGCCACACGCAGCCGCCCCAGATTGTTGTGTGGGATCCCTTCACCGGCGAGCAGATCCGCGTTGCAGCTCCTCCGGCGTTCAGTGCGAGTGAGACGTTGGCCATCGTCAACGGGGCGGTGCTGTGCGCTGCAGGCGACCATGGCCACCTGCACGGCGATTGTCGCTCCCGCTCCTTCAGGGTGGTCCTGGGAGCCTTCGACATAGACACGACGCACGCTTTCGCGTGCGTTTATTCTTCTGAAGGCGGCGTATGGGGTGACGTCGCCTCACTGCCGATCTTAGAGTCTGATTGGATTAAGATGTTACATGATATGAGGAATTTTCATTTTCAACCTGAGGTAACTCCCATGGTCTTAGTTGGCGATTCCCTTTACTGGCTGCTTTGGCAGCATATGCCTACTTGGTACTCTGGTGTTATCCTCAAAATTGATTTACAGAGGCAGAGCATAGCTGTTGTAAAGTCACCACCAGATGTGAATGGCCCCAAAGAATGCGCTTTCACAATTGTACCAGGGGAGGATGGTTGTCTCGGCCTAATACTTATGTCATACTCCTGTGCCACATTATGGAACAGAAGAGTTTACACTGATGGTGATGCTATATGGGTTCCCGGAAGAACTATTCAACTGGACAAGCTTCTTTCGCTTGGGTTGGTGGACAAGGAAGAGACTCTCCTTTCAGTGGGGTTTGCTGAGCAAAATAATGTGATGCTTGTCAGGACATGCAATCATGTTTTCATGGTATATCTCCGGTCAATGAAGTTTAAGAAACTTTGCCACAGCGGAAAGCGCTATTTCTACCATCCATTTGAAAGTTTCTACTCTCCAG ATAAATCTGGAGGGTGGCGGGTGGCGGTTTTATGTTTTGCTGCGGGTTACTAG
- the LOC100845260 gene encoding uncharacterized protein LOC100845260 isoform X2 gives MSRRHRSAPPLPAVFPPLDDDCIWEILLRLPPQPSFLLRASLVCKRWRCLVTNPKFLSRFSAHHRRPPLLGFFSAHKAIFFVPALDPPDWIPAPRFSLRPGHGDRFQFLDCRHGRALILSHTQPPQIVVWDPFTGEQIRVAAPPAFSASETLAIVNGAVLCAAGDHGHLHGDCRSRSFRVVLGAFDIDTTHAFACVYSSEGGVWGDVASLPILESDWIKMLHDMRNFHFQPEVTPMVLVGDSLYWLLWQHMPTWYSGVILKIDLQRQSIAVVKSPPDVNGPKECAFTIVPGEDGCLGLILMSYSCATLWNRRVYTDGDAIWVPGRTIQLDKLLSLGLVDKEETLLSVGFAEQNNVMLVRTCNHVFMVYLRSMKFKKLCHSGKRYFYHPFESFYSPGNGIDDGHGETGVL, from the exons ATGAGCCGACGCCAccgctccgcgccgccgctgccggccgtGTTCCCTCCGCTGGACGACGACTGCATCTGGgagatcctcctccgcctccccccgCAGCCCTCCTTCCTTCTCCGCGCCTCCCTCGTCTGTAAGCGCTGGCGCTGCCTCGTCACCAATCCCAAATTCCTAAGCCGCTTCAGCGCCCACCACCGCAGGCCCCCTCTCCTCGGCTTCTTCTCCGCCCACAAagccatcttcttcgtccccGCGCTTGACCCGCCTGACTGGATCCCTGCGCCCCGCTTCTCCCTGCGGCCCGGCCATGGCGACCGCTTCCAGTTCCTCGACTGCCGACATGGCCGCGCCCTCATCCTCAGCCACACGCAGCCGCCCCAGATTGTTGTGTGGGATCCCTTCACCGGCGAGCAGATCCGCGTTGCAGCTCCTCCGGCGTTCAGTGCGAGTGAGACGTTGGCCATCGTCAACGGGGCGGTGCTGTGCGCTGCAGGCGACCATGGCCACCTGCACGGCGATTGTCGCTCCCGCTCCTTCAGGGTGGTCCTGGGAGCCTTCGACATAGACACGACGCACGCTTTCGCGTGCGTTTATTCTTCTGAAGGCGGCGTATGGGGTGACGTCGCCTCACTGCCGATCTTAGAGTCTGATTGGATTAAGATGTTACATGATATGAGGAATTTTCATTTTCAACCTGAGGTAACTCCCATGGTCTTAGTTGGCGATTCCCTTTACTGGCTGCTTTGGCAGCATATGCCTACTTGGTACTCTGGTGTTATCCTCAAAATTGATTTACAGAGGCAGAGCATAGCTGTTGTAAAGTCACCACCAGATGTGAATGGCCCCAAAGAATGCGCTTTCACAATTGTACCAGGGGAGGATGGTTGTCTCGGCCTAATACTTATGTCATACTCCTGTGCCACATTATGGAACAGAAGAGTTTACACTGATGGTGATGCTATATGGGTTCCCGGAAGAACTATTCAACTGGACAAGCTTCTTTCGCTTGGGTTGGTGGACAAGGAAGAGACTCTCCTTTCAGTGGGGTTTGCTGAGCAAAATAATGTGATGCTTGTCAGGACATGCAATCATGTTTTCATGGTATATCTCCGGTCAATGAAGTTTAAGAAACTTTGCCACAGCGGAAAGCGCTATTTCTACCATCCATTTGAAAGTTTCTACTCTCCAG GTAATGGCATTGATGACGGACATGGTGAAACTGGAGTTTTGTAG
- the LOC100845260 gene encoding uncharacterized protein LOC100845260 isoform X5 — MSRRHRSAPPLPAVFPPLDDDCIWEILLRLPPQPSFLLRASLVCKRWRCLVTNPKFLSRFSAHHRRPPLLGFFSAHKAIFFVPALDPPDWIPAPRFSLRPGHGDRFQFLDCRHGRALILSHTQPPQIVVWDPFTGEQIRVAAPPAFSASETLAIVNGAVLCAAGDHGHLHGDCRSRSFRVVLGAFDIDTTHAFACVYSSEGGVWGDVASLPILESDWIKMLHDMRNFHFQPEVTPMVLVGDSLYWLLWQHMPTWYSGVILKIDLQRQSIAVVKSPPDVNGPKECAFTIVPGEDGCLGLILMSYSCATLWNRRVYTDGDAIWVPGRTIQLDKLLSLGLVDKEETLLSVGFAEQNNVMLVRTCNHVFMINLEGGGWRFYVLLRVTSSRR; from the exons ATGAGCCGACGCCAccgctccgcgccgccgctgccggccgtGTTCCCTCCGCTGGACGACGACTGCATCTGGgagatcctcctccgcctccccccgCAGCCCTCCTTCCTTCTCCGCGCCTCCCTCGTCTGTAAGCGCTGGCGCTGCCTCGTCACCAATCCCAAATTCCTAAGCCGCTTCAGCGCCCACCACCGCAGGCCCCCTCTCCTCGGCTTCTTCTCCGCCCACAAagccatcttcttcgtccccGCGCTTGACCCGCCTGACTGGATCCCTGCGCCCCGCTTCTCCCTGCGGCCCGGCCATGGCGACCGCTTCCAGTTCCTCGACTGCCGACATGGCCGCGCCCTCATCCTCAGCCACACGCAGCCGCCCCAGATTGTTGTGTGGGATCCCTTCACCGGCGAGCAGATCCGCGTTGCAGCTCCTCCGGCGTTCAGTGCGAGTGAGACGTTGGCCATCGTCAACGGGGCGGTGCTGTGCGCTGCAGGCGACCATGGCCACCTGCACGGCGATTGTCGCTCCCGCTCCTTCAGGGTGGTCCTGGGAGCCTTCGACATAGACACGACGCACGCTTTCGCGTGCGTTTATTCTTCTGAAGGCGGCGTATGGGGTGACGTCGCCTCACTGCCGATCTTAGAGTCTGATTGGATTAAGATGTTACATGATATGAGGAATTTTCATTTTCAACCTGAGGTAACTCCCATGGTCTTAGTTGGCGATTCCCTTTACTGGCTGCTTTGGCAGCATATGCCTACTTGGTACTCTGGTGTTATCCTCAAAATTGATTTACAGAGGCAGAGCATAGCTGTTGTAAAGTCACCACCAGATGTGAATGGCCCCAAAGAATGCGCTTTCACAATTGTACCAGGGGAGGATGGTTGTCTCGGCCTAATACTTATGTCATACTCCTGTGCCACATTATGGAACAGAAGAGTTTACACTGATGGTGATGCTATATGGGTTCCCGGAAGAACTATTCAACTGGACAAGCTTCTTTCGCTTGGGTTGGTGGACAAGGAAGAGACTCTCCTTTCAGTGGGGTTTGCTGAGCAAAATAATGTGATGCTTGTCAGGACATGCAATCATGTTTTCATG ATAAATCTGGAGGGTGGCGGGTGGCGGTTTTATGTTTTGCTGCGGGTTACTAGCAGTAGGCG GTAA
- the LOC100845260 gene encoding uncharacterized protein LOC100845260 isoform X4, which translates to MSRRHRSAPPLPAVFPPLDDDCIWEILLRLPPQPSFLLRASLVCKRWRCLVTNPKFLSRFSAHHRRPPLLGFFSAHKAIFFVPALDPPDWIPAPRFSLRPGHGDRFQFLDCRHGRALILSHTQPPQIVVWDPFTGEQIRVAAPPAFSASETLAIVNGAVLCAAGDHGHLHGDCRSRSFRVVLGAFDIDTTHAFACVYSSEGGVWGDVASLPILESDWIKMLHDMRNFHFQPEVTPMVLVGDSLYWLLWQHMPTWYSGVILKIDLQRQSIAVVKSPPDVNGPKECAFTIVPGEDGCLGLILMSYSCATLWNRRVYTDGDAIWVPGRTIQLDKLLSLGLVDKEETLLSVGFAEQNNVMLVRTCNHVFMINLEGGGWRFYVLLRVTSSRR; encoded by the exons ATGAGCCGACGCCAccgctccgcgccgccgctgccggccgtGTTCCCTCCGCTGGACGACGACTGCATCTGGgagatcctcctccgcctccccccgCAGCCCTCCTTCCTTCTCCGCGCCTCCCTCGTCTGTAAGCGCTGGCGCTGCCTCGTCACCAATCCCAAATTCCTAAGCCGCTTCAGCGCCCACCACCGCAGGCCCCCTCTCCTCGGCTTCTTCTCCGCCCACAAagccatcttcttcgtccccGCGCTTGACCCGCCTGACTGGATCCCTGCGCCCCGCTTCTCCCTGCGGCCCGGCCATGGCGACCGCTTCCAGTTCCTCGACTGCCGACATGGCCGCGCCCTCATCCTCAGCCACACGCAGCCGCCCCAGATTGTTGTGTGGGATCCCTTCACCGGCGAGCAGATCCGCGTTGCAGCTCCTCCGGCGTTCAGTGCGAGTGAGACGTTGGCCATCGTCAACGGGGCGGTGCTGTGCGCTGCAGGCGACCATGGCCACCTGCACGGCGATTGTCGCTCCCGCTCCTTCAGGGTGGTCCTGGGAGCCTTCGACATAGACACGACGCACGCTTTCGCGTGCGTTTATTCTTCTGAAGGCGGCGTATGGGGTGACGTCGCCTCACTGCCGATCTTAGAGTCTGATTGGATTAAGATGTTACATGATATGAGGAATTTTCATTTTCAACCTGAGGTAACTCCCATGGTCTTAGTTGGCGATTCCCTTTACTGGCTGCTTTGGCAGCATATGCCTACTTGGTACTCTGGTGTTATCCTCAAAATTGATTTACAGAGGCAGAGCATAGCTGTTGTAAAGTCACCACCAGATGTGAATGGCCCCAAAGAATGCGCTTTCACAATTGTACCAGGGGAGGATGGTTGTCTCGGCCTAATACTTATGTCATACTCCTGTGCCACATTATGGAACAGAAGAGTTTACACTGATGGTGATGCTATATGGGTTCCCGGAAGAACTATTCAACTGGACAAGCTTCTTTCGCTTGGGTTGGTGGACAAGGAAGAGACTCTCCTTTCAGTGGGGTTTGCTGAGCAAAATAATGTGATGCTTGTCAGGACATGCAATCATGTTTTCATG ATAAATCTGGAGGGTGGCGGGTGGCGGTTTTATGTTTTGCTGCGGGTTACTAGCAGTAGGCGGTAA
- the LOC100845260 gene encoding uncharacterized protein LOC100845260 isoform X6: MSRRHRSAPPLPAVFPPLDDDCIWEILLRLPPQPSFLLRASLVCKRWRCLVTNPKFLSRFSAHHRRPPLLGFFSAHKAIFFVPALDPPDWIPAPRFSLRPGHGDRFQFLDCRHGRALILSHTQPPQIVVWDPFTGEQIRVAAPPAFSASETLAIVNGAVLCAAGDHGHLHGDCRSRSFRVVLGAFDIDTTHAFACVYSSEGGVWGDVASLPILESDWIKMLHDMRNFHFQPERQSIAVVKSPPDVNGPKECAFTIVPGEDGCLGLILMSYSCATLWNRRVYTDGDAIWVPGRTIQLDKLLSLGLVDKEETLLSVGFAEQNNVMLVRTCNHVFMVYLRSMKFKKLCHSGKRYFYHPFESFYSPDKSGGWRVAVLCFAAGY, from the exons ATGAGCCGACGCCAccgctccgcgccgccgctgccggccgtGTTCCCTCCGCTGGACGACGACTGCATCTGGgagatcctcctccgcctccccccgCAGCCCTCCTTCCTTCTCCGCGCCTCCCTCGTCTGTAAGCGCTGGCGCTGCCTCGTCACCAATCCCAAATTCCTAAGCCGCTTCAGCGCCCACCACCGCAGGCCCCCTCTCCTCGGCTTCTTCTCCGCCCACAAagccatcttcttcgtccccGCGCTTGACCCGCCTGACTGGATCCCTGCGCCCCGCTTCTCCCTGCGGCCCGGCCATGGCGACCGCTTCCAGTTCCTCGACTGCCGACATGGCCGCGCCCTCATCCTCAGCCACACGCAGCCGCCCCAGATTGTTGTGTGGGATCCCTTCACCGGCGAGCAGATCCGCGTTGCAGCTCCTCCGGCGTTCAGTGCGAGTGAGACGTTGGCCATCGTCAACGGGGCGGTGCTGTGCGCTGCAGGCGACCATGGCCACCTGCACGGCGATTGTCGCTCCCGCTCCTTCAGGGTGGTCCTGGGAGCCTTCGACATAGACACGACGCACGCTTTCGCGTGCGTTTATTCTTCTGAAGGCGGCGTATGGGGTGACGTCGCCTCACTGCCGATCTTAGAGTCTGATTGGATTAAGATGTTACATGATATGAGGAATTTTCATTTTCAACCTGAG AGGCAGAGCATAGCTGTTGTAAAGTCACCACCAGATGTGAATGGCCCCAAAGAATGCGCTTTCACAATTGTACCAGGGGAGGATGGTTGTCTCGGCCTAATACTTATGTCATACTCCTGTGCCACATTATGGAACAGAAGAGTTTACACTGATGGTGATGCTATATGGGTTCCCGGAAGAACTATTCAACTGGACAAGCTTCTTTCGCTTGGGTTGGTGGACAAGGAAGAGACTCTCCTTTCAGTGGGGTTTGCTGAGCAAAATAATGTGATGCTTGTCAGGACATGCAATCATGTTTTCATGGTATATCTCCGGTCAATGAAGTTTAAGAAACTTTGCCACAGCGGAAAGCGCTATTTCTACCATCCATTTGAAAGTTTCTACTCTCCAG ATAAATCTGGAGGGTGGCGGGTGGCGGTTTTATGTTTTGCTGCGGGTTACTAG
- the LOC100845260 gene encoding uncharacterized protein LOC100845260 isoform X3, giving the protein MSRRHRSAPPLPAVFPPLDDDCIWEILLRLPPQPSFLLRASLVCKRWRCLVTNPKFLSRFSAHHRRPPLLGFFSAHKAIFFVPALDPPDWIPAPRFSLRPGHGDRFQFLDCRHGRALILSHTQPPQIVVWDPFTGEQIRVAAPPAFSASETLAIVNGAVLCAAGDHGHLHGDCRSRSFRVVLGAFDIDTTHAFACVYSSEGGVWGDVASLPILESDWIKMLHDMRNFHFQPEVTPMVLVGDSLYWLLWQHMPTWYSGVILKIDLQRQSIAVVKSPPDVNGPKECAFTIVPGEDGCLGLILMSYSCATLWNRRVYTDGDAIWVPGRTIQLDKLLSLGLVDKEETLLSVGFAEQNNVMLVRTCNHVFMVMALMTDMVKLEFCRICKMVVW; this is encoded by the exons ATGAGCCGACGCCAccgctccgcgccgccgctgccggccgtGTTCCCTCCGCTGGACGACGACTGCATCTGGgagatcctcctccgcctccccccgCAGCCCTCCTTCCTTCTCCGCGCCTCCCTCGTCTGTAAGCGCTGGCGCTGCCTCGTCACCAATCCCAAATTCCTAAGCCGCTTCAGCGCCCACCACCGCAGGCCCCCTCTCCTCGGCTTCTTCTCCGCCCACAAagccatcttcttcgtccccGCGCTTGACCCGCCTGACTGGATCCCTGCGCCCCGCTTCTCCCTGCGGCCCGGCCATGGCGACCGCTTCCAGTTCCTCGACTGCCGACATGGCCGCGCCCTCATCCTCAGCCACACGCAGCCGCCCCAGATTGTTGTGTGGGATCCCTTCACCGGCGAGCAGATCCGCGTTGCAGCTCCTCCGGCGTTCAGTGCGAGTGAGACGTTGGCCATCGTCAACGGGGCGGTGCTGTGCGCTGCAGGCGACCATGGCCACCTGCACGGCGATTGTCGCTCCCGCTCCTTCAGGGTGGTCCTGGGAGCCTTCGACATAGACACGACGCACGCTTTCGCGTGCGTTTATTCTTCTGAAGGCGGCGTATGGGGTGACGTCGCCTCACTGCCGATCTTAGAGTCTGATTGGATTAAGATGTTACATGATATGAGGAATTTTCATTTTCAACCTGAGGTAACTCCCATGGTCTTAGTTGGCGATTCCCTTTACTGGCTGCTTTGGCAGCATATGCCTACTTGGTACTCTGGTGTTATCCTCAAAATTGATTTACAGAGGCAGAGCATAGCTGTTGTAAAGTCACCACCAGATGTGAATGGCCCCAAAGAATGCGCTTTCACAATTGTACCAGGGGAGGATGGTTGTCTCGGCCTAATACTTATGTCATACTCCTGTGCCACATTATGGAACAGAAGAGTTTACACTGATGGTGATGCTATATGGGTTCCCGGAAGAACTATTCAACTGGACAAGCTTCTTTCGCTTGGGTTGGTGGACAAGGAAGAGACTCTCCTTTCAGTGGGGTTTGCTGAGCAAAATAATGTGATGCTTGTCAGGACATGCAATCATGTTTTCATG GTAATGGCATTGATGACGGACATGGTGAAACTGGAGTTTTGTAGAATATGTAAGATGGTTGTCTGGTGA